The DNA segment aaacatgtccaggtcacatttcaccacaaaacataattataattaaaataaaatatgaatgtatttatgtatttgtttgtttttaaataagacATTATAAGCCTTTTAAGGCCATTTAGATATTATGAATTCTGgcataatattttcataaaactTTAGCACATTTTCCCCTAAAATATTCAATATCATAACATGTCTATGTTTtacttttacagtacatgtattttttttattccaataaTTCTCAGTTGTTGAATTCTTGTTTCTATAttacaggcattttttttttacattaacttaAAATATATGCTGTACATCAAATGCTAGGTTAATTAAAATGCCCcttattaatttcttattttgttctGTTGACTTTGGGGTGAGATATGAGACAGATATGTTTTCCAAAATGCATATAagaagtaattattatttttatgttaataagATGCTCTTAAATTCACAGGTGCAAAAGGAGACCGAGGAGAGAAGGGTGCTAAAGGTGACAGGGGTGTTATGGGGCCAAAGGGCGATGCAGGAACTGGATCTGTGTCTGGCGGCGGTGCAGAATTAGTGAAGGTGTGTTGGGGACTGTGAACCTCATTGAGTGTTTTTGTGAACAGCATGGTTCAATAAAGTCTTGAGAACATGTCCATTACAGTCATTTAAATATAGTAAAGGatgttgtttttgttcaaataatcCAGCAATAATATAGTTAGTTTAATTATAGACGGTTTACGGTTGACAAGCAACATTCATCTACAATTCAACTGATATGCAATCTTAGGTGTGTATATTTTGGTTAATGGTTCTGAATGTGGTATAATAGTCAGAATATTAGTTTTATAGAAGCAGCTATGTATCTAAACTATAAAACagcttttataaaaacaataacccAAGCACTGCTAATAGCTGATATTAAATGACTTCTGAGTTTATATGAAGTGGTTGTTCACCGGTTCCTTTTCTTTTATTGAATTGTTACATTGAAGTTTTCTGCCCTTCAGACTTCACAGTAATGTGTGAAGTCAATGATGGGGAGCCTGAATGTTCAGCCGTCTGTTAGAGTGGTGAGAGTGGCAGACAGGTCAATCATTTTTGTCTGTGTTTTCACAGGGTGACGCAGGAGAAAAAGGAATGAAGGTTTGTTCTGAGGCTTCTACCTTGACATAACTGTGACAACATATTTTGCACCTGTTAAAAGTgaattaaaggaaaagttcatgccaaaatgaaaatgtaatcattcactcttgtaattttttttttaaaacacaaaattagATAATAGGCAAACAGATGGTCTGCCTAATATCTGTTTTCatgaaataaaatactaataatgaATGCAAAATTATCATTTGTTGCTGAGTTCCCCCTTTAAGAGTAAATATTAATTTCCTATTTTAATGCATATTCGTTTAGAGACATACATGAAGCTTGAAGCCCATTCACATCAAGAACAATATTCTTTTAAATCtagaatgatttttaaatctACTGCATAccgttatcattatagttatcatccttggtATAAATGGGCTTATTTCAATTTCAGGGCAATCCTGGTTTTGGTTATCCTGGATTAAAGGGTGACCGAGGCCTTCCTGGGCCTCCAGGGCCTCCCGGTCCCCCAGGGCCCAGTGCAGAGGTAGAAGTGACGAGAGATGGGTCAGTTGTGGAGAGGGTGGCAGGACCAAGAGGACCACCTGGACCACCTGGACCCCCTGGCCCTGCTGGAGCCGATGGGGAGCCGGTGAGTAGATCACAGTCAAAGGAATGGTTCAATTATTTGCTCTATTTTCTATTAGCGAATGCATTTCCTTTTTATAAGGAACAGTGTAATACCATAACCGTATGTGTCATAAGTGGTCTTGCATTTGCCGTTGATGTGTTAGAACAGTAATAGATCCCTATGGTGTTCCCCATCACAAGCGGAGAATGATGTTAATACAGGTTTAAGATATGCATCATTGCAAACACAAAGGCACATTGTGTTCCTGCCCTTGAGACTATGCATAATGCATTGGTCACATCTGAACAAAACTAATATTCTATCCTCTCCTTTATAGGGTGACCCTGGTGAAGATGGGAAAGCTGTAAGTAATGCATTTCATAAACCTCTGTTATAAAATAGACCTGGGTCAagtacatttaaatttgaaattataccctatttggggggggggggggtcgtttTTACTATACAAAATGGGAAGAAAAGtatgattgtattttttattttgtgtgtatgtttttgcaTTCATGCGTTTCATGTGCAAATAATGAAAAATCTGTTTTGGTAACAGGGTCAAGTTGGACCTCCTGGGTTTCCTGGAACTCCTGGGAGTTCTGGACTCAAAGGAGAGAAAGTCAGTTTGTTGATGTCAATTATCTTGGCTTATTATGACAGTATCAGGGTTGTGCACCATTTAGAATTGAATGTGAATGCCTTTTACAGTATGCCAGTTCAACTTTTTGttctaatgttttcattttagggAGATCGAGGTGAAAGTCAGCCAGGACCTCGTGGGCCTCCAGGGCTTCCGGGCCCACCGGGACCCCCATCTCTCTCAGATAGGCCTGTGAGTTCATTATTAGTCAGCTGTTTTTGTAATCGCTTTCCTTTTAAAAACTGTTTCATAATCTTtcctctgtatttattttatagacaTTTGTGGACATGGAGGGTTCTGGGTTTGATCTGGACAGTGTGCGGGTACATCCTTATATTAACTTACAGCATAAAGTCAGATCTAGTCCTCAACATCTAGAAATCTCCATTTTGGAATTATCAGTGATTGCTGATAATCTTCAGTTTACTTCATATACACTAATGCTTGaaaagtttggagttggtaagattttCTAATGTCTCTTttgcacaccaaggctgcatttatttgatcagaaatacagtaaaaacagtaatactgtgaaatattataacagtttaaaataactgttttctttgtctattatattttaaaattcctgtGATGACATGGTTCAATTTTTAGTAGTTATTACTAAGgttgtcagtgtcacatgacttcAGAAGTgtttctgatatgctgatttgatgctaaagaatatttcttttattattcaatgtaaaaaaaaatgtttttgtgaaaactgtaataatatttttggaAGTTGGAAAAATTGCATTGAATTGAaaagttttgtaacattataaatgtctttactgtaacacTGGATCAATTAAACatgcccttgctgaataaaagtagttttttcttaaaataaaaaataaaaatttgtccaGACATTGGATGAAGCAAAATGTGGGGGTtggttaacattttattttgtaattcttAATTTCTTTCTGTTTATAAAAGCTTGCAGTtcttaactttttatttgttGATAGGCAATGCCTGGTTTGCCTGGCCTGCCTGGTCCTCCTGGTCCCCCTGGTCCCCCCGGTCCCGCTGGCACTGGGTCTTCAGGCTCTGGTGGTTTTGGGCCTCCAGGTCCTCCTGGGCAAAATGGAGCTCCAGGTCAACCGGTAAGTCTAAGGTGACATGATGCATGTTTATAAGCATTGGTTTGGATATGCTGAGTCAGAATAAAGCTTTATAGCGAGACGTGGCCATGTGGGTAATgcgcagtgttgggcaagttactctgaATATGtgattaaatagttaaatagcAGTAATCAAGTTACTTttctgattactttatttaaaaagtaattaagtaCATTACTAGTTATGTTACTTTTTCTGTACATCCATGAAATTTACATGAAAAAGTCAattctctgattggccattacGTTACAGAAATCAACATTGCTTAACGCTGCAAACAAATGTTATAAATAGAAATTCTGCTTATGCTTGCGTCTGTTAATCATTTTATGTtatattagttgttgtttttgcttttatGCAATAGATGAATAACAAATTTTATGTTGGGATATTTCTGTATTGCAGGAGTCCTGCAAATGATTTTATTCTCCCACATCCCGCACACACACGAGGCTATTATAATGCGATAAAttactaaaaaagtaatcaaattacagtaaggCGTTACGAAGTAatgcgttactgcccaacactggcaATGTTTGTGCTCTGATTGTTTCTCCCTgtcataaaaattttaaaataattaaattcaaaaaaggatcttgtttttttttttcaacagggactTCCAGGTCCATCAGGTGCTGATGGAAAACCAGGCTTACCTGGCCCAAAGGGAGAAAAGGTAGGAAGTCCAATCTcttctattaaaaacaaaaaaaaaatgtgtatttaacatTGTGATTAATAAACCTGGAAAACCCTTCGTTAgaaattaaagacattttaagaACGTTgccttaaaacatttaattatctaAATTTAGCTTTTTGTGGATGCTTGTGGAGAGGAAACATGTTCACAAGCCAGCGTGATGACAGTAGTTGGTCTTATTGGAGAAATTTGTAAATTAAGCatactatacatttttaaatgcattatttcattatttatggcTAGGCTCAATGGGTGTGCAATAACATACAGCAGATATACAAATGTTAATCCAACCTGGCAGTCTctataaaatgatttctaaaacaTCCTTATGTAAAAAAGTCACAGCAATCCATTGGTAAAAAAGTGTAGGAACCCTGTCCGTACATAGAGAGCTGTGCTggtcctttaatggatttggagtTGTGTAATTCAGCTCTGTTGAGATCCTTGTAATGGAAGCTATCTTTAGACACTGGACTGATTTTGTGCTCCACAGGGCGATGCGGGTGAGCTGGGCCTACCTGGACCTGTGGGAGAGAAGGTCAGTTTGCGTAATATGGGCTCCTCGTGAGAAACCTTTAAAGCACTTGTGCAAAGTATGCACGTTCATTTGCATATCACATATCTGAATGTTAAGTATAAATGTCTGTACAAGCTCAGCAATCTGGAATGCTCTGTATGCGTTTAATAGGAATtacatttgaaagaaaataatgtcataatgtcCTATCCAGGCGTGATGAAACAATATCCTATGAGAAGTAATCTGTCTGTCTTCACAATAATGATttctaatataaatgtataatatatagttTTGTGGAACAGGATTTTATACAAGTGAGATTTCACTGTCAGCATCAGAAATACAAAATTGTAGGTAATTACAAACCTGTTTTTTAGACtatcaaatattataattttttcttcaaaatttcattaaaacttatttgattttgttatttCCAATTATCATTTATgtacagatttttttgtttgttaacccCTTTTCAAAGACCCAGACTTTCAGTCTTAACGCATGAGTATCTataattaaaaggtttttttttttaatcttgaaaaTTGCTTGaccattataaaaacaaatatgacaGTTTAAGCAAAGTGAAATAATCAtacattatttcagtatttatagtattttatgAAAATGATTTAGTGTTCTTGGTTTGCAAGCGGATGGAATTCCCTTAatgtaaaatgaacattttcattaagataaatattttttcataatccTAATCATCCAGTCATGctgtaattttgccaaaaaataaaataaaaaagagacatAAAAAGGAGTCATTTTAATCCATTCATGTAAATTTATAGGGTTCCACAACAGATTGCTTACAGTGAATACTTTGAAATGTAATGGAAATAACATTGTAGAGCAGTTGTTCATTATCAAAAGTGCTAATTGTTGAAGAACAATGGAAGAATGGCGTTGCTTTATTGTGTCATGCCTAGATAAGACAGATTTCAGAAAACAGCTTTTTCAAACCCACTCAGGGTTCTTTTATGTTTCTGTCTCTGTAGCTAAACTCCTGCTTTCCCAGCTATCTCTATGATCCTCTCTTCTGCTCTACCTCATCCTTCTTCCTATAAAGCTGCAGGGAGGCAGGTAGCAGGTCTTGAGTGTGGCAATTGATTTTCTTCCCTAACATCTCAACTTTCTACACCACAGTTCTAATACATGAAATGAAATGATATATTCAAACACTGATGCTAGTGTGGAGTCTTTGTGACATTGCTTTGTTGATGCATTGCCTGAAAGTGCAAACTTAAATGTTGTGCTCTTGGTATCTCGAAAGCTTACTTGATCTAGTAGTCACCCTTCTCATTGATTTCTTTCTCCTTGTGTTTAAAGGGTACCAAAGGTTCTCCTGGTTCCCCTGGCCTTCCTGGAGAGGGTGGACTTGCTGGGCTTCCAGGACCAATGGGACCTGTGGGACCACCTGGTCCTCCTGGCCCAAGCTATCATGTTGGTTTTGTAAGTACTAGTCAGTCATACTTAGCATCTCAAAGTCTTTTaggaaaaatgcacaaatacTGAGCTCTCTGTATGTGTTCAGGATGATATGGAGGGCTCTGGTATTCACTTCAGTTCAGTCCCTGGAGTAAGAGGACCAATGGGAGTCCAGGTTTGTTTTTCTGTTGCACTTTTATTTACCTTTGTTGATCTGTAGCAGTTCATTTACTGCAATCCTATTTAATTTCAGGGACCTCCTGGTGACCCAGGACCACAAGTaagacttcatttatttgtttaaatgagaTTTTATGCTAAAGATATCATGTATAGGTCATGGCTAGAAGActgtgtgaatttatttttatatcttgtTCCTCAGGGTAAGACTGGCTTACCAGGATTGCCTGGTGAGAAAGGAAGTGAGGGACCTCAGGGAAAAGATGGCCAGCCTGGTTTGGATGGCTTCCCTGGACCACAGGtgcgtttcattttaataaaactcttAGGTGAAAATTTACTAAACAGCCACTGATGTGCAGTACTTCAGGCTGATTTCATTATTTAGCATTTTCCTGCAGGGACCAAGCGGCGATAAGGGAGACCGAGGTGATAGGGTGAGTTTACTTTTGGTCTAAAGTGGTTTAGTGACTTTAAAATCATAAATGACTTATTTAATAATTGCTAAATGTGATCCTTTGTTTAGGGTGAACCTGGTCGAGATGGAAATGGACTTCCAGGTCCACCCGGCCCCCCTGGACCACCTGGAcaaattaattatcattattcTGAAAATGTAAGTCTACACATTTATATTGCTTTTAGCCTATAATGGTTCATGTTTGTCATTCTGTTTGTCATTTTCTTTTGTACAGTATGATGAAACTGGACGACCAGGGCCTCgggtataatttaattttttcttctgGTAGTCTATTGATAGTATGATAAATGGCATTAGGATACCAGAAATGGTCTTGTCGGCATTGAAAAACAGACTCATAATATCAAATTTTGTAATATTCATAAATTGTTTATATGATTTTCAGGGTGGGGCTGGTCTTCCTGGTCAAGCAGGATTCCCAgtaagtaatgcattacatatatatacatgtaaactGTATAGTCATAATTATGTGTTTCATAATCAATCATACACTCCATGTCTTTAACTAATCAGGGCCCAGTGGGACCAAAGGGTGACAGAGGAGAACCTGGCTCACCAGGCTATGGCATTAAGGTTTGTAAGCAAAAACTAATAGATAAATCCTAAAATGAGGTGTTTAAAAACCCAGAGTTGACTGCAACATCATTTTGTTTGTAGGGGGAGAAAGGAGAACCCGGCCTAATTCTTGGACCTGATGGAAACCCATTTTACCCTGGTGGACTAATAAGCcaaaaggtttcatttgtttgctttgctttgcttggttttgttaaaaaaaaaagaaaaattgaattGGATATTGAAGTGCCCACATACAGATTCGACTTTTTGCcgctaaataattaaaataaatcaaagtttCTTCATATTTTTAATGGCTTAACTAACATTCAAAAAGGAAAATACTTAAGATTAAATAGGTGTGCAAACATTTTAGTACTGTACATCAAAATGTAttccttttttttcctctctgtagGGTGAGAGAGGGCTTCCTGGACCAATCGGACCTCCTGTATGTTtgcatttgttacatttatttatttattttacgttAAAAGTTAAAGATGTATTTGGAGCATTCTGAGCAACATCTAAGTCATACCTCGTTTTATTCAGGGCCCAGCTGGCCCTTCTGGTTTAAAAGGTGAATTTGGAATGCCAGGCAGACCTGTAAGTCTCTCAACTTTCATCAACAAAAAATATTCCTTGGCAGACAACAGCATATTCAACTGACTATGTACTTGAATTCATTTTCTGGCTGTAGGGCCGTCCAGGTGTGAACGGTTACAAAGGAGAGAAGGGAGAATCAGGGTCAGGCTCTGGATATGGCTACCCAGTCAGTACACCACAAGCTattgaatttgaaaataaatgtgttcCTTTGtagattgttatatatatagcttttccCTCGTAAGTTATTTTGTGTCTTTTCAAGGGTCCTCCTGGTCCCCCAGGACCCCCTGGTCCCCCTGGACCTGCTGTGCCCTTGGACAGATTCGGTGTAAGTGCTTTTTGTGTCAAATAAGCTGTAATTCATGCATGAAATGTTGCAAAATGAGCTCCATAGGCTGGCAATGCTGAATTGAAGTGGTCTTTTTCCATTTCAGAGATATGAAGATCATTCGAGGAACTATCCAGGTAGGTTGTTACAGTCGTTCTTGTCACCGCAGATAATCAAAAGATATTTTGTCACAAGATCCTTAAAGTCAACgtgaaataaaaaagtatgcTTATTTATGTTGTTAAAGTACTTTTGTGATCTTACTATACATGATTTAACTGTGAATGGTTTCTAAAGAAAGATTCTTCCTCTTTTTCTCTTTACTGCTGATGTAATGAACTTCACTTGGGTCCAGTTATTTCCCAGTTGATAAAATCAAGTCCCAACCTACATTTTATTTCCCTTTTAATGACTTGTTTTGCTCAAACATTATCGACATTACAGGAGAAGCATgtattaaaaactgcatttgaTATTGATTTAAACAGAAATTAGTTCAAATGTCCAGATTCTAATATATTCACCAACACTGAGcaatgtgttgttttgttttcctaaGCTATGAAAGGAGAGAAAGGAGACCAGGGAGCTCCTGGTGTTCCGGGATCACCAGGTAAAATTTACCACTGTTTCTAGACATTCAGGGCCAGTGGCAGGTGAGAATAACAAGGCTGTCTCTGTCTCGGTAAATCTTAGTGACTCCCTGGCTAAAGTACCGGGACTTACTACAGTAGCTTGACATCATTATCAAATCATTGTAAAAGATATTGTGTTTTTGAATGTATTTAATGCAGTATTCTCTCTTTTTCCACAGGTTTTTCCTCTAACTTTGATATATATGCCCTAAAGGTGTGTGATTCTCTAAAGTAAAGTATTGATGATACAATTTACTTATGATTTATCCAATGCAAAATATGGTATCTGTTTCCTCAGAATGAGATGAAGGGGGAGCGCGGTGAGATCGGTCTTAAAGGAGAGAAAGGAGAGCCAGGAGGTGGATTTTATGACCCTCGTTTTGGAGCTGTACAAGGACCACCAGGAAACCCTGGACTTCCTGTAAGAATGATTGGTTATTTCTAGACACAACTTGAACTGAGGACTTGCCTGCATATAAATGATCTCATCAAAGACATCTTTTCCAGGGGCCTAAAGGAGACTCAATCAGAGGTCCCCCTGGGCCGCAGGGCCCACCAGGAACTCCTGGAGTTGGTTATGATGGTCGTCCAGGAGACCCAGGACCTCCTGGACCCCCTGGTCCTCCAGGGTCACCGTCATTGCCTGGAGCCTACAGACCACGTAAGAAAAAATGAGTACAATTCTTAACAAACAGAATATTTTTGAGGAACTAAATTAACAGACAGtgttgtgtgatttttgtttattttagaacTTAGTATTCCCGGACCTCCAGGTCCCCCCGGCCCACCGGGAACTCCTGGCAGTGGATCTGGGGTGAGTGTGGGACACTGATGAAAGAAACTACTAATGGCACGATAAGATTACACACCTGGTACTTTATACTTTAATCATACCCATGGTATTAAATGTGCCAGCAGGTGGCTTTCCTGAGGTCTTATGACATAATGATGGCTACGGCACGCAGACAGACTGAAGGTGCTTTGATCTACGTTTTGGACAGAAACGATCTCTACCTCAGAGTTCGGGACGGTATCAGACAAGTGATGGTATTGTGCTCATTTTTGTTCAcaccttttcatttataaaaaaattaatttcttacATACACTAAGCATTGTTATAATAatcatttgttgaaaaaaaaattgtctgccAGATTAAAGTTAATGTTTGATGTATAACcattttgttgtcatgtgacaagtATACCATAAAACAGGAAATCATATTTAAGTCATGACAGTTACAAGACTGTCAGGGTCAGtaagttcatattttttttagaattgaCATTTTTATGGCATGTCAGGATTTGAGCTGTTTGTCATAAGAGATAACCCCgcacatttttttaatcttattaaataattgtgaataattaaataaatctatGTTTTTGGAAGATAGAAAGATCCTTTCATTGCTGCAAGTCAACAACCAGAATGTGTACTTGGGCccatcatcgctgcttgcagctttattattattattattattattaaattattaattattgggaAAGTAGTTATTTAAGAACACTCAagatgtaataaaatattatactttttttagttGGTCACACCACTTGCCATTTTTAGAGCTGTTAAATCTTAATTATGGTATGATAATATAAAATGACAACGTTTTTTTTCATAAACAGAAAACTGTCATGAATGCACATATTTCTAGAAACAGTgttataaactttaaaaaaaaaaaatcataatttcatGCATTCTTATTTGtcattatatttatgcatttttatttgtcaaaataacttatttgttttgttacgTCTTCTCAAATTTGaacatttttccttttatttgcaGCTTGGAGATTATAAACCCTTCTATGGAGAGGTGGTAAGCAGTGTGAataaagctcttttttattctttaacaTTCAAATAAGCACCCACAGTTTAATCAAAGGAGGTTGGAATTAGTGGATGTGCATGTTAATTCCTGAAGGTATGACTAGCTTGTTGGCTTTTCCTCAGGACAATGAAGTGGCAGCGGTCCAGCCGCCCCCTGTTGTTCACTATTCCCAAGACCACACAGCTAACAATGGGGCAGAGCAGATTTCTCCACCACACCCGCCGATCGAGTTTCCAAGGAGGGAACCAGAGAATAGAAACCCCAATCCACCTGACTCCCGTTACCCAGATCCACGATACCCACCCTACACCGATCCTGTACAACCACACAGATACCCTGTACAGCCAGAGAGGAACCCCATCAATCCAGCCCGCCACCCCAGCCACTCTGTCAATCAACCAGAAGGCCACGTCCACACTTCCGGACCAGGGGTTAGTTCGGTCAACTTTATCGCAACATTCTCACAGATCCCCTCTGTTTATTTCCTttctgacacaattttcattttctgtaCAGTTGCATCTTATTGCCCTGAATGCTCCACAAGTGGGCAACATGAGAGGCATTCGTGGGGCAGACTTCCTGTGCTTCCAGCAGGCTCGCGCCGTGGGCCTGAAGGGAACGTTCAGAGCCTTCCTCTCTTCCAAACTGCAGGATCTCTACAGTATCGTGCGCAAATCTGACAGAGAGACATTACCGATTGTCAACCTCAAGGTGTgtagcagcatttttttttgtatcaatgAGATAGTATAGTTTTTTAAGATTTTGAATTTGCTCTTGTAATTTTTTTCAGATTACTTTTAGTTAAAattgttgtcatttttattagtttttttttacatttcaataaatgtacatttattgaaatgtattttttatggttttagttttagtaaacaaATAATAACCACGTTGTATATTCCATTACTCATATAGATATGAATTCAATGTATTTTAAGTACTCTAATAAGTTACTACAATCTAAAAGCGACAaatgttggtgcagtggataaggcacatgcctttggtgtgagagacctgggttcaaatccactgtgagacaccaatgtgtccctgagcaagacacttaacccctagttgctccagaggagtgcaacctctgacatatatagcaacctctgacatatatggccggacggaattgtgggtgggggtagtgcatgtacagtgctctctccaccttcaataccacgacttaggtgcccttgagcaaggcatcgaacccccaactgctcccccgggcagccgcagcataaatggctgcccactgctccgggtgtgtgctcacagtgtgtgtgtgtgtgtgttcactgctctgtgtgtgtgcatttcggatgggttaaatgcagagcacaaattctgagtatgggtcaccatacttggctgaatgtcacttcacttcacttcattgtaagtcgatttggataaaagcgtcagataaattaatgtaaaatatattaatattattaataaagcatCAGATCatatactaaatataaaatattatgtttttttcccaCTATGTAGAATTACTATTAGCCTAACACTGTCTGTCATGTTCTGTTGCAACTCTATGTTTTCAGCGAAAACCGTTTATCCtcgttttacttgtttttttatcatgcagcccagttaacattcataaatatatttcagtgcttttttaaatgttcaaaactcATGACCCATGAGCTCACTAGATGATCTTGAATGTTTCTTTATCTTTTCATGGCATTGATATTCTCCTCTGCAGGATCAAGTCCTTTTCAGAAGCTGGGAGTCTCTCTTCAGTGACTCAGAGAGCAGGATGAAGGACAATGCTCCTATCTACTCGTTTGATGGCAGAGATGTCCTGCGGGACAGTGCCTGGTGAGTGCCAGTGGCTTTGGCTGCTCCTGTGAACCCTTCAAACAGACGCCTCAGCAGAGCATCCTGTCACTTTCCATTTTCCTTTCAAAACACTCAGAGTACTAGAGCTACAGATGAAAGCAGTATAAAgtattgttctctctctctctctctctatttctattCTGAATCTTTCAATGATTCAGAGCCCAAATTTTTGGCCAGTCCAATGATTGACTCTTCCTCAGAACTCATTGTAGCTGTCTGGTACCTTGTAAACAAAATGTAGTTTACCAGTTGGTGGATTTTGCAATTTTGGAAAGGTGTTCCTGCTTTTGAATGCAGTCTGAGGCTTTCTTAAACCACCTAAAATGACCGTTTTTCTTCCTCTATCCTGTAGGCCAGAGAAGATGATCTGGCATGGGTCCAGTGGCAGGGGTCACAGGCAGACGGATAACTACTGTGAGACGTGGAGGGCCGGAGACCGTGCGGTGACAGGCTTGGCCTCATCTCTGCAGGCTGGCCAGCTCCTCCAGCAGACCTCCAGCAGCTGCTCCAGTTCCTACATCGTGCTGTGCATCGAGAACAGCTACATGACACAATCCAAGAAATAAAGCCGTCCTGAAGAGCCTTTGAACACTCGACACAACCATTTATACAGGCCCAGTTTCGCTCCAGTAGATGCCTGTATCTAAcgaatggaggaaaaaaaatgaaaatgacaaatttgttttaaaaagaacTGAGTCTGCCTAAAGGAGAATTTGCCAGTCATCTGTTCTCTCACCGTAACGCCAAAGAGGCAGGTTGAACGTGGAGGTGTTTGCTCTTTCTCAGGGCATTGGCACATATTTTTCAGGGGTTTAAACCAGAGAAGCGAGGCCAATTGAGGCAGTGTTTTTGAAATGTTGTATATGAATTGTTtgtc comes from the Carassius gibelio isolate Cgi1373 ecotype wild population from Czech Republic chromosome B9, carGib1.2-hapl.c, whole genome shotgun sequence genome and includes:
- the LOC127964824 gene encoding collagen alpha-1(XVIII) chain isoform X1; translation: MSKLRFWLCLFILVCLRIRHTHGWFWFDDSKENAKGTQTSAYLTTVRPTSPPRTEPPRTTGTSASVTEVLKEVSSDGGHFERKSEFGSGSGAKSESISGSWSEFASGSGSGSGSGHERQDGYVTSTKFLGIAGEDARLHVGNFKLQMDGLQHISDPTESRFDESIDVSHKNVSTYNDPNGRNSTEHDDYGNTTLYSTEYSVSDSLLTIESEFLGASMPTTIESPRCLPVDSDFPFCTRIGVESFTVPNFLNQSSVKEVRVVLTEWAWLLRSNCHYSLEWFFCLLLTPRCGPPGLLPPLPCRSFCEVLRDSCWMLLDEGRLPVECHSLPEEKHDGYRCLSVSNQKEESGVTLLQLIGDPPPDGVSKVFDDANNPGYVFDQSSNVGQSAAAHLPNPFFRDFSLIFNIKPTTSKPGVIFSITDPTQNYMYVGVKLSAVEKNKQYIIFYYTEPDSQSSYEAARFPVPSMVNTWTRFSISVLKERVSLYFNCDSDPQVMNFERSPDDMDLDAGAGVFVGHASGADPDRFLGVIGDIRVLKDPGAAERHCEEDEDDFDANLQGSGDYGASGDGEGPPSVQPTPPSSRPIQQPPVTSRPLDEKQQTGAKGDRGEKGAKGDRGVMGPKGDAGTGSVSGGGAELVKGDAGEKGMKGNPGFGYPGLKGDRGLPGPPGPPGPPGPSAEVEVTRDGSVVERVAGPRGPPGPPGPPGPAGADGEPGDPGEDGKAGQVGPPGFPGTPGSSGLKGEKGDRGESQPGPRGPPGLPGPPGPPSLSDRPTFVDMEGSGFDLDSVRAMPGLPGLPGPPGPPGPPGPAGTGSSGSGGFGPPGPPGQNGAPGQPGLPGPSGADGKPGLPGPKGEKGDAGELGLPGPVGEKGTKGSPGSPGLPGEGGLAGLPGPMGPVGPPGPPGPSYHVGFDDMEGSGIHFSSVPGVRGPMGVQGPPGDPGPQGKTGLPGLPGEKGSEGPQGKDGQPGLDGFPGPQGPSGDKGDRGDRGEPGRDGNGLPGPPGPPGPPGQINYHYSENYDETGRPGPRGGAGLPGQAGFPGPVGPKGDRGEPGSPGYGIKGEKGEPGLILGPDGNPFYPGGLISQKGERGLPGPIGPPGPAGPSGLKGEFGMPGRPGRPGVNGYKGEKGESGSGSGYGYPGPPGPPGPPGPPGPAVPLDRFGRYEDHSRNYPAMKGEKGDQGAPGVPGSPGFSSNFDIYALKNEMKGERGEIGLKGEKGEPGGGFYDPRFGAVQGPPGNPGLPGPKGDSIRGPPGPQGPPGTPGVGYDGRPGDPGPPGPPGPPGSPSLPGAYRPQLSIPGPPGPPGPPGTPGSGSGQVAFLRSYDIMMATARRQTEGALIYVLDRNDLYLRVRDGIRQVMLGDYKPFYGEVDNEVAAVQPPPVVHYSQDHTANNGAEQISPPHPPIEFPRREPENRNPNPPDSRYPDPRYPPYTDPVQPHRYPVQPERNPINPARHPSHSVNQPEGHVHTSGPGLHLIALNAPQVGNMRGIRGADFLCFQQARAVGLKGTFRAFLSSKLQDLYSIVRKSDRETLPIVNLKDQVLFRSWESLFSDSESRMKDNAPIYSFDGRDVLRDSAWPEKMIWHGSSGRGHRQTDNYCETWRAGDRAVTGLASSLQAGQLLQQTSSSCSSSYIVLCIENSYMTQSKK